One region of Paenibacillus polymyxa M1 genomic DNA includes:
- a CDS encoding YheC/YheD family protein, which translates to MPIGKMIQYKEMQQHPILRSHLPETRWITNARTLRMLDTYRTVFIKPNYGSGGTGIIRAKKVGRRYEVRCGSSRRVVRSHAVRRAIRSYRRPHRRYLVQQGLKLAKYKGSIFDARVYMQKPDSEWVISGVTGRVAAPRKVVTNYRKGGHAAPLSKVLLRVFKNDRAKMKEILDQIIELSRIIADTIDKNHPVRELGIDLAVEKSGQIWIIEANPHPGHMLFRQLPNHKMIRNILRNKRRIHHH; encoded by the coding sequence GTGCCCATTGGAAAGATGATTCAATACAAGGAAATGCAACAACATCCCATTTTACGCTCGCACTTGCCCGAAACCCGCTGGATTACGAATGCAAGGACTTTACGGATGCTGGATACCTATCGCACAGTCTTCATCAAGCCTAATTATGGGAGTGGGGGAACCGGCATCATACGCGCGAAAAAGGTAGGGAGGAGATATGAAGTTCGTTGCGGCTCCAGTCGCAGAGTCGTTAGATCCCACGCCGTAAGAAGAGCAATTAGAAGCTACCGAAGACCTCATCGTCGTTATTTGGTACAGCAAGGACTCAAGTTAGCCAAGTACAAAGGTTCGATTTTTGATGCCAGAGTGTATATGCAAAAGCCAGACTCGGAATGGGTTATCTCAGGGGTAACCGGTCGTGTCGCTGCACCCCGAAAAGTGGTTACCAATTATCGGAAGGGAGGACATGCGGCGCCGTTATCCAAAGTGCTTTTAAGGGTTTTTAAAAATGACAGAGCAAAAATGAAAGAGATTTTGGACCAGATCATCGAGCTTTCTAGAATTATTGCCGACACGATTGACAAAAATCATCCGGTTCGCGAGCTGGGCATTGATCTTGCTGTTGAGAAGAGTGGCCAAATCTGGATTATCGAGGCCAATCCGCATCCCGGACATATGTTATTCAGGCAGCTCCCTAATCATAAGATGATTCGCAACATTTTGAGAAACAAACGTCGTATTCATCATCATTAG
- a CDS encoding glutathione peroxidase, whose translation MSVYDFQATLINGKPIEFSNYRGKVLLIVNTASMCSFSSQFADLQKLYERRREQGFEILAFPCNQFNEKEPGSNSEVQTFCQNNHGLTFPLFEKTDVRGLSAHPLFQYLTQQSPFQGFDTQTKDGQWMDDFLRDKYPEIYVGDGIKWNFSKFLINRDGHVKGRFEVTTAPCAIDPVIESLL comes from the coding sequence GTGTCTGTTTATGATTTTCAAGCAACCTTAATCAACGGGAAACCGATTGAATTCTCAAACTATAGAGGTAAGGTTCTCCTTATTGTAAACACTGCCAGCATGTGTAGCTTCTCCAGTCAATTCGCTGATCTGCAAAAGCTCTATGAAAGACGGAGGGAACAAGGTTTTGAAATCCTTGCGTTTCCTTGTAACCAATTCAATGAAAAAGAGCCGGGTAGCAATTCGGAGGTTCAGACATTCTGCCAAAATAACCATGGATTAACCTTCCCACTATTTGAGAAGACGGATGTAAGAGGTTTATCTGCTCATCCTTTATTTCAATATCTGACCCAACAGTCACCTTTTCAAGGCTTTGATACCCAGACCAAAGACGGTCAATGGATGGATGATTTCCTACGGGATAAATATCCAGAAATATACGTCGGCGACGGTATCAAGTGGAATTTTTCCAAATTCCTGATTAACCGTGATGGCCATGTAAAAGGCAGATTTGAAGTAACAACAGCGCCCTGTGCTATTGATCCTGTCATCGAATCGCTATTGTAG
- a CDS encoding TetR/AcrR family transcriptional regulator → MEKSSDILTKEQILIATEDTLRRFGVAKSSVTDVAKVLGVSHGTIYRHFKSKAELLEGVTEKWLNEKIIDPLTEICQDSSVLGIPHLKRYIQTLIELKQYYARDDEEMFGMYTRVTEQAADLIDQHIAHIVDQLADIIARGGITVDQPTQLARTLFYATTRFHHPAHAYEWKSPAIEREFSEVWMLLEKGIS, encoded by the coding sequence ATGGAAAAATCCTCAGATATACTGACCAAGGAACAGATTCTCATTGCTACAGAAGACACACTTAGGCGTTTTGGTGTAGCCAAGAGCTCCGTGACGGATGTTGCCAAAGTATTAGGAGTAAGTCACGGCACTATTTACCGACACTTTAAAAGTAAAGCCGAGCTTCTTGAAGGCGTGACCGAAAAATGGCTAAATGAAAAGATAATCGATCCGTTAACGGAGATATGCCAGGATTCATCTGTGCTAGGAATACCGCACTTAAAACGATATATACAGACCTTGATCGAGCTTAAGCAGTATTATGCCCGCGATGACGAGGAAATGTTTGGGATGTATACTCGGGTCACCGAGCAAGCCGCGGATTTAATCGACCAGCATATCGCCCACATTGTGGATCAGCTCGCTGACATTATTGCGCGCGGGGGCATCACAGTGGATCAACCCACCCAACTGGCACGTACACTTTTCTATGCCACAACCCGTTTCCATCATCCCGCACATGCTTACGAATGGAAAAGTCCGGCGATTGAGCGGGAGTTTTCGGAAGTGTGGATGCTTTTAGAAAAAGGGATATCTTAA
- a CDS encoding SDR family oxidoreductase, whose protein sequence is MKHLDGKIAIITGSSRGIGRAIAEQLADLGAAVVVNYANSPDRAKEVVAGIIQKGGKAIALHADLGKMSDIEALFTNTIAEFGKVDILVNNAGLMITKPLAEVTEADFDQQFALNVKGTFFACQQAMKYMENYGRIVNLSTSVIGQMFPAYSVYAGTKGAVEQFTRQLAKEFGSRQITINAVAPGPVNTELFQAGKTEQQIEGMKKMNAMGRLGEPEDIADVIEFLVSAKSQWVTGQTIRVNGGFI, encoded by the coding sequence ATGAAGCATTTGGATGGGAAAATAGCAATTATCACTGGCTCATCCAGGGGAATTGGACGTGCCATTGCTGAGCAGCTGGCTGATCTAGGTGCTGCTGTAGTTGTCAATTATGCCAACAGTCCGGATAGAGCTAAAGAAGTTGTAGCAGGCATTATTCAAAAAGGCGGAAAAGCCATAGCTCTCCACGCTGATCTGGGCAAGATGAGCGATATTGAAGCCTTATTTACCAATACGATTGCTGAATTCGGCAAAGTGGATATTCTGGTTAACAATGCCGGGCTGATGATTACCAAACCTCTGGCTGAGGTGACCGAAGCTGATTTTGACCAACAATTCGCGCTGAATGTAAAAGGTACCTTCTTTGCCTGTCAGCAAGCGATGAAATACATGGAGAATTACGGGAGAATCGTAAACCTCTCCACATCCGTGATCGGACAAATGTTTCCGGCTTATAGCGTATACGCGGGTACGAAAGGCGCGGTGGAGCAATTTACCCGTCAGCTAGCCAAGGAGTTCGGAAGCAGGCAAATTACGATCAATGCCGTGGCTCCCGGCCCTGTCAACACAGAGCTTTTTCAAGCAGGAAAAACAGAGCAGCAGATCGAAGGCATGAAGAAAATGAATGCTATGGGTCGTCTCGGTGAACCGGAAGATATCGCTGATGTGATTGAGTTTCTGGTCAGCGCTAAATCGCAGTGGGTTACCGGACAGACCATCCGCGTCAATGGCGGGTTCATCTAA